One genomic segment of Bradyrhizobium prioriisuperbiae includes these proteins:
- a CDS encoding type I secretion system permease/ATPase, translating to MPAYATLLGFSFFCPVLYLASPIYVEQIFDRVMYSRNVDTLFVLAGIATFLIAMYAVLEWVRKKALVRIGHAMDERLSRVIFETANRSGKAGAATRASTTLADFNQVRDFLSGNSLTAIFDAFWSPLFIIVMTIVNWLFGVVGLVMIVLTAVLAVLNHRLTKADADRYQRLAMKSHEFGQAVARNSEAVRVLGMLPPLRDRWYGLHSRMLGWQSAATGRMEIFVSITKFMRAYQMAGIYTVGTLLFLRGEVTLANTFVAMTLMMRGLGPIDQVISGWKNYSNFFAALGRLDDVLRDAQTQGGKVSLPHVRGSLVVSRVFAFAGNGEKPLLNDVTFSLGEGRVLGVIGPSGAGKSCLARVLVGAWAPRSGSIAIGDHDLSHWNEDELGQHLGYMPQDVELLPGTIAENISRFDPAAATDPDRFIAASELAGIQDLIRSLPHGYNTAVGINGHVLSGGQRSRIALARAVYGDPRFVVLDEPNSNLDSLAEQSFLMMLQKLKASGASIIIITHKLNILSYCDDVLVLNNGTVQAFGPRDQIVNRIPRSTAPPALTVIAGALENQRG from the coding sequence TTGCCGGCGTACGCGACGCTGCTCGGATTCAGTTTTTTCTGCCCGGTGCTGTATCTGGCATCGCCGATCTATGTCGAGCAGATCTTCGATCGCGTGATGTACAGCCGGAATGTCGACACGCTGTTCGTCCTCGCGGGAATCGCGACATTCCTGATCGCGATGTACGCCGTGCTCGAATGGGTTCGGAAGAAAGCCCTGGTCCGGATCGGGCACGCGATGGATGAGCGGCTCAGTCGCGTTATCTTCGAAACCGCCAACCGGTCCGGCAAGGCAGGGGCGGCGACCCGGGCGTCGACCACGCTCGCCGATTTCAACCAGGTGCGCGATTTTCTGTCCGGCAATTCGCTGACGGCGATCTTCGACGCATTCTGGTCACCTCTCTTCATCATCGTGATGACCATCGTGAATTGGCTGTTCGGCGTGGTCGGACTGGTGATGATCGTGTTGACCGCAGTCCTGGCGGTGCTCAATCACCGCCTGACCAAGGCGGATGCGGATCGTTACCAGCGCTTGGCGATGAAATCGCACGAGTTCGGCCAAGCGGTCGCGCGCAATTCGGAAGCTGTGCGCGTCCTTGGGATGCTGCCGCCATTGCGCGATCGCTGGTACGGCCTGCATTCGCGCATGCTGGGCTGGCAGTCGGCTGCGACCGGCCGCATGGAGATTTTCGTGTCCATCACGAAATTCATGCGCGCATATCAGATGGCGGGCATCTACACCGTCGGAACGCTGCTGTTCCTGCGTGGCGAGGTCACCCTGGCCAACACCTTTGTTGCCATGACCCTGATGATGCGCGGGCTGGGTCCGATCGACCAGGTGATTTCGGGCTGGAAAAACTATTCGAACTTCTTCGCGGCCCTGGGCCGGCTTGACGATGTGCTGCGTGATGCCCAGACGCAGGGTGGGAAAGTCTCGCTGCCCCATGTGCGTGGATCTCTCGTGGTATCGCGGGTGTTTGCCTTTGCCGGGAACGGTGAGAAGCCGTTGCTCAACGATGTGACCTTCAGCCTTGGCGAGGGGCGTGTCCTGGGGGTTATCGGCCCCAGTGGCGCGGGCAAATCCTGCCTTGCACGGGTGTTGGTCGGCGCCTGGGCGCCGCGCAGCGGCAGCATCGCGATCGGCGACCACGATCTGTCGCACTGGAATGAAGACGAACTCGGGCAGCACCTCGGGTATATGCCGCAGGATGTCGAGCTGCTGCCCGGCACCATTGCGGAGAACATTTCCCGCTTCGATCCGGCGGCGGCGACGGACCCCGATCGTTTCATTGCGGCGTCCGAACTCGCCGGTATTCAGGATCTGATCCGGTCCCTCCCGCACGGCTACAACACCGCTGTCGGAATCAACGGCCATGTGCTCTCCGGCGGACAGCGTAGCCGGATCGCACTGGCGCGGGCCGTCTATGGCGATCCGCGGTTTGTGGTACTCGACGAGCCGAACTCCAATTTGGACTCGCTGGCCGAACAGTCGTTCCTGATGATGCTGCAGAAGCTGAAAGCGAGCGGTGCGAGTATCATCATCATCACGCACAAGCTCAACATTCTGAGCTATTGCGATGATGTTCTGGTGCTGAACAACGGCACCGTCCAGGCCTTCGGTCCGCGCGACCAGATCGTCAACCGGATTCCGCGATCGACGGCGCCGCCAGCGCTGACGGTCATTGCCGGTGCCCTCGAAAACCAGAGAGGATAG
- a CDS encoding calcium-binding protein translates to MLNLTSGTNTVTTDAALKVIVENISGDANLTVRGSHDVMVVTGHGDDLVTLRDSGDDVVLTGAGDDTVIGGSGQDSIYGGTGDDSLHAGTGSHQLLSGDAGSDTVIGGSGTWDSLYGGAGSDSLVAGSGSHQLLDGGDGSDTIIGGSGAWDSLYGGAGSDSLVGGSGDHQLLIAGSGGDTLIGGSGAWDSLYGGSGADSLVAGSGDHQLLSAGSGGDTLVGGSGAWDSLYGSSGSDTLIAGSGDHQLLSGGDGNDTLYGGDGAWDTLIGGDGRDVIHAGNGDHQVVIGGDGNDTIYAGSGGDTLIGGGGNDVFHVGNDGNDTIDGGSGRDTVKFDDRASTDIDSIHTHGGQTVIHFTDGQTVTVSHVENLVFTDTDRHI, encoded by the coding sequence GTGCTGAACCTGACCAGCGGGACCAATACGGTCACCACCGACGCTGCCCTCAAGGTGATTGTCGAGAACATTTCAGGCGACGCGAATCTCACGGTTCGCGGCAGTCACGACGTGATGGTCGTGACCGGCCACGGCGACGATCTCGTGACGCTCAGAGATTCGGGCGACGACGTCGTGCTCACCGGTGCGGGCGATGATACGGTCATCGGCGGTTCCGGCCAGGACAGCATCTATGGCGGTACGGGTGACGACTCGCTGCACGCGGGCACCGGCAGCCATCAACTGTTGTCCGGCGATGCAGGTAGCGACACCGTCATAGGCGGTTCGGGCACCTGGGATTCGCTGTACGGCGGTGCAGGTTCGGATTCGCTGGTTGCCGGAAGCGGCAGTCATCAGTTGCTGGACGGCGGCGACGGCAGCGATACCATCATCGGTGGTTCGGGTGCCTGGGATTCACTGTATGGCGGCGCGGGCTCGGATTCTCTGGTTGGTGGAAGCGGCGATCATCAGTTGCTGATTGCCGGCAGCGGTGGCGATACATTGATCGGCGGCTCGGGTGCCTGGGATTCGTTGTACGGCGGCTCCGGAGCGGATTCGCTGGTTGCCGGAAGCGGCGATCATCAGTTGCTGAGCGCCGGCAGCGGCGGCGATACGTTGGTCGGCGGTTCGGGTGCCTGGGACTCGCTGTATGGCAGCTCGGGTTCGGATACGCTGATTGCCGGAAGCGGCGACCATCAGCTGCTGAGCGGCGGTGACGGCAACGACACCCTGTATGGCGGTGACGGTGCCTGGGATACGCTGATCGGCGGCGATGGAAGAGACGTGATCCACGCCGGCAACGGCGACCATCAGGTGGTGATCGGCGGCGACGGCAACGACACTATCTATGCCGGCTCCGGTGGCGACACCTTGATCGGCGGCGGCGGCAACGACGTCTTCCACGTCGGCAACGATGGCAACGATACCATCGATGGCGGTTCCGGTCGCGACACCGTCAAGTTCGACGATCGTGCATCGACGGACATCGACTCGATCCATACTCATGGCGGCCAGACCGTCATCCACTTCACCGACGGACAGACCGTTACCGTCAGTCATGTGGAGAATCTGGTCTTCACCGACACGGACCGTCACATCTAA